In Neisseria dentiae, one DNA window encodes the following:
- the parC gene encoding DNA topoisomerase IV subunit A, producing the protein MEEHASAAPVGSDYLLLGQYAERAYLEYAMSVVKGRALPEVSDGQKPVQRRILYAMRDMGLTHGAKPVKSARVVGEILGKYHPHGDASAYDAMVRMAQDFTLRYPLIDGIGNFGSRDGDGAAAMRYTEARLTPIAELLLAEINQGTVDFVPNYDGAFEEPLHLPARLPMVLLNGASGIAVGLATEIPSHNLTEVTQAAIALLKKPSLSTAELMQYIPAPDFAGGGQIITPAADLQQIYETGKGSVRVRARYEVEKLARGQWRIIVTELPPNTSAQKILAEIEEQTNPKPKPGKKNLTQEQQNTKALMLSLLERVRDESDGEAPVRLVFEPKSSRIEPENFINTLMAQTSLEGNVPMNLVMMGTDNRPAQKNLKTILSEWLEFRTVTVTRRLKFRLGQVEKRIHILDGRMIAFLHIDEVIKVIRESDDPKPDLMAAFGLTEIQAEDILEIRLRQLARLEGFKLEKELNELLEEEGRLKTLLADENEKKKLIIKEMQADMKQYGDGRRTLVEEAGRATLTQTTADEPVTIILSNKGWIRSRSGHNLDLSQTAFKEGDGLKQVMEGRTVWPVVVLDSHGRTYTLDAADIPGGRGDGVPVASLIELQNGAHVVAMMTGLPDQHYLLSNSGGYGFIAKLGDMTGRVKAGKVLMTLKAGEQTLPPVPVFAVSLINPDCKVLLASSDNRLLAFTIGELEVMAKGRGLQLISLSDGAKLEHTAVTSSPEFIVESTGKRGAEHKEKLRIQDINNKRGRKGKILEISGRLKRLSGADSV; encoded by the coding sequence ATTGAAGAACACGCTTCCGCCGCCCCCGTGGGCAGCGATTATCTGCTGCTCGGCCAATATGCCGAGCGCGCCTATCTCGAATACGCCATGAGCGTGGTGAAAGGCCGCGCCCTGCCCGAAGTTTCAGACGGCCAAAAGCCCGTGCAGCGCCGCATTCTTTATGCCATGCGCGATATGGGGCTAACGCACGGGGCGAAGCCGGTAAAATCGGCGCGCGTGGTGGGCGAGATTCTCGGCAAATACCACCCGCACGGCGACGCTTCGGCCTATGACGCAATGGTGCGCATGGCGCAGGATTTTACCTTGCGCTACCCGCTGATCGACGGCATCGGCAACTTCGGCTCGCGCGACGGCGACGGCGCGGCGGCCATGCGCTACACCGAAGCGCGCCTCACGCCGATTGCCGAGCTGTTGCTTGCCGAAATCAATCAGGGCACGGTGGATTTCGTGCCCAACTACGACGGCGCGTTTGAAGAACCCCTGCACCTGCCCGCGCGGCTGCCGATGGTGCTGCTCAACGGCGCATCGGGCATCGCCGTGGGGCTGGCCACCGAAATCCCGTCGCACAACCTCACCGAAGTAACCCAAGCCGCGATTGCCCTCTTGAAAAAGCCGTCGCTCAGCACCGCCGAACTGATGCAGTATATTCCCGCGCCCGATTTTGCCGGCGGCGGCCAAATCATCACCCCAGCCGCCGATTTGCAGCAGATTTACGAAACCGGCAAAGGCAGCGTGCGCGTGCGGGCGCGTTACGAAGTGGAAAAACTCGCGCGCGGCCAATGGCGCATCATCGTAACCGAGCTGCCGCCCAACACCAGCGCGCAGAAAATCCTGGCCGAAATCGAAGAGCAAACCAACCCCAAGCCCAAGCCGGGCAAGAAAAACCTCACGCAGGAGCAGCAAAACACCAAAGCGCTGATGCTCTCGCTCTTGGAGCGCGTGCGCGACGAAAGCGACGGCGAAGCGCCTGTGCGCCTGGTGTTCGAGCCGAAATCCAGCCGCATCGAGCCTGAAAACTTCATCAACACGCTGATGGCGCAAACCTCGCTCGAAGGCAACGTGCCGATGAACCTCGTGATGATGGGCACGGACAACCGCCCCGCCCAGAAAAACCTGAAAACCATTCTGAGCGAATGGCTGGAATTCCGCACCGTAACCGTTACACGCCGTCTGAAATTCCGCTTGGGCCAAGTGGAAAAACGCATCCACATTCTCGACGGCCGCATGATTGCGTTTCTGCACATCGACGAAGTGATTAAGGTTATCCGCGAATCCGACGATCCCAAACCCGACCTGATGGCCGCCTTTGGGCTTACCGAAATCCAGGCCGAAGACATTCTCGAAATCCGCCTGCGCCAGCTCGCCCGCCTGGAAGGCTTCAAACTCGAAAAAGAATTAAACGAGTTGCTCGAAGAAGAAGGCCGTCTGAAAACCCTTTTGGCCGATGAAAACGAAAAGAAAAAGCTGATTATCAAAGAGATGCAGGCCGATATGAAGCAATACGGCGACGGGCGCCGCACGTTGGTGGAAGAAGCCGGCCGCGCCACGCTCACCCAAACCACCGCCGACGAACCCGTAACCATCATCCTGTCGAACAAAGGCTGGATACGCAGCCGCTCCGGCCACAACCTCGACTTGAGCCAAACCGCGTTTAAAGAAGGCGACGGCCTCAAACAAGTGATGGAAGGCCGCACCGTATGGCCGGTGGTGGTGCTCGATTCGCACGGGCGCACCTACACGCTCGATGCCGCCGACATTCCCGGCGGGCGCGGCGACGGCGTGCCGGTGGCCTCGCTTATCGAACTGCAAAACGGCGCCCACGTTGTCGCCATGATGACCGGCCTGCCCGACCAACACTATCTCTTGAGCAACAGCGGCGGCTACGGCTTTATCGCCAAGCTCGGCGACATGACCGGCCGCGTCAAAGCCGGCAAAGTGCTGATGACGCTCAAAGCGGGCGAACAAACGCTGCCGCCCGTGCCCGTGTTTGCCGTGTCGCTCATCAACCCCGACTGCAAAGTGCTGCTGGCCTCAAGCGACAACCGCCTGCTGGCCTTCACCATCGGCGAATTGGAAGTGATGGCCAAAGGCCGCGGCCTGCAACTGATAAGCCTTTCGGACGGCGCCAAGCTGGAACATACCGCCGTTACCTCGTCGCCCGAATTCATCGTCGAGAGCACCGGCAAACGCGGCGCCGAACACAAAGAAAAACTGCGCATTCAAGATATAAACAACAAACGCGGCCGAAAAGGCAAAATTTTAGAGATTTCAGGCCGTCTGAAAAGATTATCCGGCGCAGATTCGGTATAA
- the fhuB gene encoding Fe(3+)-hydroxamate ABC transporter permease FhuB codes for MVGQKVFFRRPAWALMLILAALALLSGLWILKLQWVWPWAQLFAAPDTLPLDALAVQQNTLPRMAMALLAGGGLAAATMLMQQVLRNPLAADSTLAVAGGAQLALLAAGVFFPALLLHGTFAVAFAGAAAALSAVLALSARREMMPVTVVLAGLVMSLYLGSVSGMITLFYGEEARAVMQWGSGSLVQDSWHDSLGLLWRLLAAGAVSALLLKPLNIMGLSDDQAAALGVPVKAVRTAALALAAFVCATVVGMVGMMGFVGLAAAAAVRQAGVRTLAARLAASFAAGGLMLLVTDNALVLLEHYRGIALPAGALTALIGAPLLLWLMARMPARPAFQTASGGKTAALRASPWLRYSPALLLPAAALALLAGNGEQGWHIDTDPAVWALRYPRLLLAAGCGMMLATVGVLLQRLAQNPMASPELLGISSATALGAMTAVMIFGVTSGSVLFWLAGGAAALLALGLMMWFNRKNGLQPEKVLLTGMALAALSDAAIRTWSALGDYRTQQLLIWLSGSTYHTTPLLSAAVAVSACLLLAAVLPLAKWLALLSLDSVVAQSAGLNVKRARLVLILLSAVLTAAATLTVGPLSFTGLLAPHLAAMLGARLPKQQLLYAALLGALMMVLADWLGRQLAFPYEIPAGLMATLIGGAYFMVLVRKL; via the coding sequence ATGGTAGGGCAAAAGGTTTTTTTCAGACGGCCTGCTTGGGCGCTGATGCTGATATTGGCCGCTTTGGCCTTGCTGTCGGGCTTATGGATACTCAAGCTGCAATGGGTTTGGCCGTGGGCGCAGCTGTTTGCCGCGCCCGACACGCTGCCGCTTGACGCGCTGGCGGTGCAGCAAAACACCCTGCCGCGCATGGCGATGGCTTTGCTGGCGGGCGGCGGTTTGGCGGCGGCCACCATGCTGATGCAGCAGGTGCTGCGCAATCCGCTGGCGGCCGACAGCACGCTGGCGGTGGCGGGCGGCGCGCAACTGGCCTTGTTGGCTGCCGGCGTGTTTTTCCCTGCCTTACTGCTGCACGGCACGTTTGCCGTGGCCTTTGCCGGTGCGGCCGCCGCGCTCTCGGCGGTGCTGGCCTTGTCGGCACGGCGCGAAATGATGCCGGTTACGGTGGTGTTGGCCGGGTTGGTGATGAGCCTTTATCTCGGCTCGGTGAGTGGCATGATTACGCTGTTTTACGGCGAAGAAGCGCGCGCGGTGATGCAGTGGGGCAGCGGCTCGCTGGTGCAGGACAGCTGGCACGACAGCCTCGGCCTGCTGTGGCGGCTGCTGGCGGCGGGGGCGGTGTCGGCCTTGTTGCTGAAACCTTTGAACATCATGGGCTTGAGCGACGACCAGGCCGCCGCGCTGGGCGTGCCCGTGAAAGCCGTGCGCACCGCCGCATTGGCTTTGGCGGCGTTTGTGTGCGCCACCGTGGTAGGCATGGTGGGCATGATGGGATTCGTGGGGCTGGCGGCGGCCGCTGCGGTGCGGCAGGCCGGCGTGCGCACGCTTGCTGCCCGTTTGGCCGCATCGTTTGCGGCAGGAGGCCTGATGCTGCTGGTAACCGACAATGCGCTGGTGCTGCTGGAACACTACCGCGGCATCGCCCTGCCCGCCGGTGCGCTAACCGCCTTAATCGGCGCGCCGCTGCTGTTGTGGCTGATGGCGCGTATGCCCGCCCGCCCTGCTTTTCAGACGGCCTCGGGCGGCAAAACCGCCGCGCTGCGCGCTTCGCCGTGGCTGCGTTATTCGCCCGCCCTGCTGCTGCCGGCAGCCGCACTCGCGCTGTTGGCAGGCAACGGCGAACAGGGCTGGCACATCGACACCGACCCCGCCGTGTGGGCATTGCGTTATCCGCGCCTGCTACTGGCGGCCGGCTGCGGCATGATGCTGGCCACGGTGGGCGTGCTGTTGCAGCGTTTGGCACAAAACCCGATGGCCAGCCCGGAATTGCTGGGCATCAGTTCCGCCACCGCTCTGGGGGCGATGACGGCGGTGATGATATTCGGCGTTACCTCGGGCAGCGTGCTGTTCTGGCTGGCCGGCGGCGCGGCGGCTTTGCTGGCCTTGGGTTTGATGATGTGGTTCAACCGCAAAAACGGCCTGCAACCCGAAAAAGTGCTGCTCACCGGCATGGCGCTGGCGGCCTTGAGCGATGCCGCCATCCGCACTTGGTCGGCGCTGGGCGACTACCGCACGCAGCAGCTCTTAATCTGGCTTTCCGGCTCCACTTACCACACCACGCCGCTGCTGTCGGCGGCTGTGGCCGTGTCGGCCTGTTTGCTGCTGGCTGCGGTGCTGCCGCTGGCCAAATGGCTCGCGCTGTTAAGCTTGGACAGCGTGGTGGCGCAGTCGGCCGGGCTGAACGTGAAACGTGCGCGGCTGGTGCTGATTCTGTTGAGCGCGGTGCTCACCGCCGCCGCCACGCTGACGGTCGGCCCGCTGAGCTTCACCGGCCTGCTCGCGCCGCATTTGGCCGCCATGCTCGGCGCACGGCTGCCCAAACAGCAATTGCTGTATGCCGCGCTGCTGGGCGCGCTGATGATGGTGCTGGCCGACTGGCTGGGGCGGCAGCTGGCCTTTCCCTACGAAATCCCCGCCGGCCTGATGGCCACCCTGATCGGCGGCGCGTATTTTATGGTGTTGGTGAGAAAGCTGTAA
- a CDS encoding TonB-dependent siderophore receptor, with product MKSKQHIFAHSLLAAAVLGAYTHSFADDDTGAQNAGTAELETVTVVGSINKLSGVPFRQAKSAVAVSAETLSEEGVEKMDEVGRYQAGFTNQPFGSDTNTNWFRIRGTEASQSFDGAPAAAYGFFTPHIDPFGVESVEITKGADALTYGAANAGGLVNYISKRPHKNRVGKGVVEIHVGDNKQRGLAADYTGALNADQSLRYRLVGSYKRADGEWSRTYNESYYFAPSLAYDFSDRTRINLLASVQKDNGTPSSNFLPQSGTLVATPLGTIARSSNLGDPSQDDEKNIARSIGYEFSHDFGKGISFSQNYRYQNISNYHRGTYAYPAASDANWNPLPLNESGYEVPRGVVFNDGKVRSHSIDNRLRWQFKNDSIDNTLLGGVDYRHEKIDAFYNLRGSASNVNVFNPAASYGAAQTINAPETGIKSKQLGFYLQNSMKLFNRVGITAGIRHDRARSEEVENGQSVKANHTSYSGSLMYYAPFGLNPYIAYSESFRLPTGLSGNQTLYDPNTTEQYEAGLKYIPSWLDGSASVAVFKARDKGALVSNATGATVSSADPIKRKGVEIQAQANITDNISGQFAYTYLSSITDSSGGEIRNPLIPKHSASLRGIYSFDSGVLNGLSLGAGVRYAGNSHTSNGSLYSGYRVPSSTVFDLFARYKAGKNWEAQINADNITNRRYISGCDYYCYYGQGRSIVGKVSYKF from the coding sequence ATGAAAAGCAAACAACACATTTTTGCCCACAGCCTCTTGGCCGCAGCCGTTTTGGGCGCCTACACACACAGCTTCGCCGACGACGACACCGGCGCGCAAAACGCCGGAACCGCCGAACTGGAAACCGTTACCGTGGTCGGCTCCATCAACAAACTGAGCGGCGTACCGTTCCGCCAGGCCAAATCCGCCGTGGCCGTCAGCGCAGAAACCTTAAGCGAAGAAGGCGTGGAAAAAATGGACGAAGTCGGCCGCTACCAAGCCGGTTTCACCAACCAACCTTTCGGCAGCGACACCAACACCAACTGGTTCCGCATCCGCGGCACCGAAGCGAGCCAGTCGTTTGACGGTGCGCCCGCCGCCGCCTACGGCTTCTTCACTCCGCATATCGATCCCTTCGGTGTGGAATCGGTGGAAATCACCAAAGGCGCAGACGCGCTTACCTACGGTGCGGCCAATGCCGGCGGCCTGGTCAACTACATCAGCAAACGGCCGCATAAAAACCGAGTGGGCAAAGGCGTGGTAGAAATTCATGTCGGCGACAACAAGCAACGCGGCTTGGCAGCCGACTATACCGGCGCGCTCAATGCCGACCAAAGCCTGCGCTACCGTTTGGTGGGTTCATACAAACGCGCCGACGGCGAATGGAGCCGCACCTATAACGAAAGCTATTATTTCGCCCCGTCGCTGGCCTACGATTTCAGCGACCGCACCCGCATCAACCTCTTGGCCAGCGTGCAAAAAGACAACGGCACGCCCAGCTCCAACTTCCTGCCGCAAAGCGGCACGCTGGTGGCCACGCCTTTGGGCACCATCGCCCGCAGCAGCAATCTGGGCGACCCTTCGCAAGACGACGAGAAAAACATCGCCCGCTCCATCGGCTATGAATTCAGCCACGATTTCGGCAAAGGCATCAGCTTCAGCCAAAACTACCGCTATCAAAACATCAGCAACTACCACCGCGGCACCTACGCCTACCCCGCCGCATCCGATGCAAACTGGAATCCCCTGCCGCTGAACGAATCGGGATACGAAGTGCCGCGCGGCGTGGTGTTTAACGACGGCAAAGTCCGCAGCCACAGCATCGACAACCGACTGCGCTGGCAGTTTAAAAACGACAGTATCGACAATACCCTGCTTGGCGGCGTGGATTACCGCCATGAAAAAATTGATGCGTTCTACAACCTGAGAGGTTCGGCTTCAAACGTCAACGTATTCAACCCTGCCGCTTCTTACGGTGCGGCGCAAACCATCAATGCACCCGAAACCGGCATCAAATCTAAGCAGTTGGGCTTTTATCTGCAAAACAGCATGAAACTGTTTAACCGCGTAGGCATCACCGCCGGCATCCGCCACGACCGCGCACGCAGCGAAGAAGTGGAAAACGGCCAATCGGTTAAAGCCAACCACACTTCTTATTCCGGCTCGCTGATGTATTACGCCCCCTTCGGCCTCAACCCCTACATCGCCTACAGCGAATCGTTCCGCCTGCCCACCGGCCTGAGCGGCAACCAAACCCTGTATGACCCGAACACCACCGAGCAATACGAAGCCGGCCTGAAATACATTCCGTCGTGGCTGGACGGCAGCGCCTCCGTTGCCGTGTTCAAAGCCCGCGATAAAGGCGCGTTAGTGTCCAACGCTACCGGCGCCACCGTCAGCAGCGCCGACCCGATTAAGCGCAAAGGCGTGGAAATCCAGGCTCAGGCCAACATTACCGACAACATCAGCGGCCAGTTTGCCTACACTTATTTGAGCAGCATCACCGACAGCAGCGGCGGTGAAATCCGCAACCCGCTGATTCCCAAACACAGCGCCAGCCTGCGCGGGATATACAGCTTCGACAGCGGTGTGCTCAACGGCCTCTCGCTGGGCGCGGGCGTGCGCTATGCGGGCAACAGCCACACCTCCAACGGCTCGCTTTACTCAGGCTACCGCGTGCCTTCTTCCACCGTGTTCGACCTCTTCGCACGTTATAAAGCCGGCAAAAACTGGGAAGCCCAAATCAATGCCGACAACATCACCAACCGCAGATACATCAGCGGCTGCGATTATTACTGCTACTACGGCCAAGGCCGCAGCATCGTCGGCAAAGTGAGCTATAAGTTCTGA
- a CDS encoding DMT family transporter: MHWLFLALAIVSEVFGSTMLKLSSGFSKLWPALGVALGFGLAFYFLSLALKTMPLGTAYAVWAGVGLVLTAAVSVVFFGQKVDAGGIIGITLILAGVLVLNLFSKMGGH, encoded by the coding sequence ATGCACTGGCTGTTTCTGGCCTTGGCCATCGTGAGCGAAGTGTTCGGCTCGACCATGCTCAAACTCAGCAGCGGTTTCAGCAAATTATGGCCCGCACTCGGCGTGGCGCTGGGGTTCGGGCTGGCATTTTATTTTCTTTCCCTTGCCTTGAAAACCATGCCGCTTGGCACGGCCTATGCCGTGTGGGCGGGCGTGGGGCTGGTGTTGACGGCAGCGGTGAGCGTGGTGTTTTTCGGCCAGAAAGTCGATGCGGGCGGCATCATCGGCATCACACTGATTCTGGCGGGAGTGCTGGTGCTGAACCTGTTTTCCAAAATGGGCGGGCATTAA
- a CDS encoding NUDIX hydrolase, whose protein sequence is MIPQPRFNCRLGETEQNRLLARLENHFDWRADAWRYLWLNGVRLGRLNEKWLERVEQDWPGRLEEKPDGIYLFTDNWLSMGDSLQHMAQGWHQLGHLGGWRNEKFDATDNAGNALFALERAAFRPLGLMSQAVHINGLTEHNGEWVFWIGRRSPFKAVDPNKLDNLVGGGIASGESIQEAMLREGGEEAGLDAGLLQNLPCRSRRLSVRPVSRGLHNELLHIFDVVLPPDVVPENQDGEVAEFKRMGVAELAAAMCDGLLMNDAMIATLDAFARYGLLDETHGLAKWLAATQKTEL, encoded by the coding sequence ATGATTCCCCAGCCCCGCTTTAACTGCCGTTTGGGCGAAACCGAACAAAACCGCCTGCTGGCGCGTTTGGAAAACCATTTCGACTGGCGTGCCGACGCTTGGCGTTATTTGTGGCTGAACGGTGTGCGTTTGGGCCGTCTGAACGAAAAATGGCTGGAGCGGGTGGAGCAGGACTGGCCGGGGCGGTTGGAAGAAAAGCCCGACGGCATTTATCTTTTTACCGACAACTGGCTCTCGATGGGCGACAGCCTGCAACACATGGCGCAGGGTTGGCACCAGCTCGGCCATCTGGGCGGCTGGCGCAACGAAAAGTTCGACGCCACCGATAACGCAGGCAACGCCCTGTTTGCACTCGAGCGCGCCGCTTTCCGCCCGCTGGGGCTGATGAGCCAGGCCGTACACATCAACGGTTTAACCGAACACAACGGCGAATGGGTATTTTGGATAGGCCGCCGCAGCCCCTTCAAAGCGGTTGATCCCAACAAACTTGATAATTTGGTCGGCGGCGGTATCGCCAGCGGCGAGAGCATACAGGAAGCCATGCTGCGCGAGGGCGGCGAAGAAGCCGGATTGGATGCCGGCCTGCTGCAAAACCTGCCGTGCCGCAGCCGCCGCCTGAGTGTGCGCCCCGTGTCGCGCGGGTTGCACAACGAGCTGCTGCATATTTTCGATGTGGTGCTGCCGCCCGATGTGGTTCCCGAAAACCAAGACGGCGAAGTGGCCGAATTCAAACGCATGGGCGTGGCCGAACTTGCCGCTGCCATGTGCGACGGCCTGCTGATGAACGATGCCATGATCGCCACGCTCGATGCTTTTGCCCGCTACGGCCTGCTCGACGAAACACACGGTTTGGCGAAATGGCTGGCGGCCACGCAGAAGACGGAGCTTTAG
- the tldD gene encoding metalloprotease TldD: MPQTYRTVQRDLLEANGLSPEQLARSLSLIGSHYVDYADIYCQRTAFESWHLEEGMVKSGSFQIDQGVGVRAVSGEKTAFAYADSLNEESINRSAQAVRVIGAAGAAGSVKAAVPAGGLQVHTTQNPIAGLDSAAKVALLNKVEALAKAADPRIVQVMAGLTCEYDLVYIARLDGRHAADIRPMVRLNVTVIAKQGERREQGSAGGGGRYGLDYFDESRVAQYVNAAVKQALTNLESRPAPAGAMKVVLGNGWPGVLLHEAVGHGLEGDFNRKQTSAFAGRIGERVAAKGVTVVDQGDIADRRGSLNIDDEGNETRRTVLIEDGILTGYMQDETNARLMGVPVTGNGRRESYSAAPMPRMTNTFMENGVYDPEEIIASVDKGIYAVNFGGGQVDITSGKFVFSASEAWWVENGKLQYPVKGATIIGNGPEVLKYVSMTGNDSALDTGVGVCGKEGQSVPVGVGQPTLRIDEGLVVGGSEV; encoded by the coding sequence ATGCCGCAAACCTACCGAACCGTACAACGGGATTTACTCGAAGCCAACGGTCTCTCGCCCGAGCAGCTTGCCCGCAGCCTGAGCCTGATTGGCAGCCACTATGTGGATTATGCCGATATTTATTGCCAGCGCACCGCTTTTGAAAGCTGGCATCTCGAAGAGGGCATGGTCAAATCGGGCAGCTTCCAAATCGATCAGGGCGTGGGCGTGCGTGCCGTTTCGGGCGAAAAAACCGCTTTTGCCTATGCCGACAGCCTCAATGAAGAATCAATTAATCGTTCGGCGCAGGCCGTGCGGGTAATCGGTGCGGCAGGCGCGGCCGGCAGCGTGAAAGCCGCCGTGCCGGCCGGCGGCCTGCAAGTGCACACCACACAAAACCCGATAGCCGGTTTGGATTCGGCCGCCAAAGTCGCCCTGCTCAATAAAGTGGAGGCGCTGGCCAAAGCCGCCGACCCGCGCATCGTGCAGGTGATGGCGGGGCTGACCTGCGAATACGATTTGGTTTACATCGCCCGTTTGGACGGCCGCCACGCCGCCGACATCCGCCCGATGGTGCGCCTGAACGTTACCGTTATCGCCAAGCAGGGCGAGCGGCGCGAGCAGGGCAGCGCGGGCGGCGGCGGGCGTTACGGCTTGGATTATTTCGATGAAAGCCGTGTGGCGCAATATGTGAATGCTGCCGTCAAACAGGCGCTGACCAATCTCGAATCCCGCCCCGCACCCGCAGGCGCGATGAAGGTGGTGCTCGGCAACGGCTGGCCGGGCGTGCTGCTGCACGAAGCGGTGGGGCACGGTTTGGAGGGTGATTTCAACCGCAAGCAAACCAGTGCGTTCGCCGGACGCATCGGCGAGCGGGTGGCTGCCAAAGGCGTTACCGTGGTCGATCAGGGCGATATAGCTGACCGACGCGGCTCGCTCAATATCGACGACGAAGGCAATGAAACCCGCCGCACCGTGCTGATCGAAGACGGCATTCTCACCGGCTATATGCAGGACGAAACCAACGCCCGCCTGATGGGTGTGCCCGTAACCGGCAACGGCCGCCGCGAAAGTTATTCGGCGGCGCCCATGCCGCGCATGACCAACACTTTTATGGAAAACGGTGTTTACGATCCCGAAGAAATCATCGCTTCGGTTGATAAAGGCATTTACGCCGTCAATTTCGGCGGCGGCCAGGTCGATATCACCAGCGGCAAATTCGTTTTCAGCGCATCCGAGGCGTGGTGGGTGGAGAACGGCAAGCTGCAATACCCCGTAAAAGGCGCCACCATTATCGGCAACGGCCCGGAAGTGCTCAAATATGTGAGCATGACCGGTAACGACAGCGCGTTGGACACCGGCGTGGGCGTGTGCGGCAAAGAGGGCCAAAGCGTGCCGGTGGGCGTGGGCCAGCCGACTTTGCGTATCGACGAGGGCTTGGTGGTGGGCGGCAGCGAGGTTTGA
- a CDS encoding multidrug ABC transporter permease/ATP-binding protein, giving the protein MSIFHIIYRSHRQPFLLMLLFTLLSGALGIGVLAFINSRLLHGGADGAAVWQFALLVLFYFAAATFSQIKLSQIGHRFICTMQAELVKRVMDADGETVQKTGKAAILASLANDIHHLSVAFTRLPDLVQGLLFTAACSLYLIWLSPKLFAVTALMLALMVAGGHLAVRLHYRYFRQKRLSEDALHRHYETVLDGHKELSLNRYRAERFFRREFTPEAERKRSYHVRADAYHLLAINWGNSVMLAAVGAVFYLSAYHQWASLADAATVSMTVLFMRGPLTAAIGAFPVMLQSQVALQALARLQLPEHRSGFHNGTALPENWQTLRLENVCYTHPAQGGQTFALEPLNLTLVRGETVFLIGANGSGKSTLAMVLAGLYPPAGGRIRVDNTEITEANRSAYRQLFAAVFTDFHLFQQLTDGMGQDVSDGLIADWLKHLQLDGKAKIEAGRILNSKLSQGQKKRLALLAAALEGRSLLILDEWAADQDPQFRRTFYEQLLPLLKKSGYTVFAISHDDKYFHHADRILSMKHGVLSEYGAEEAVRVADAHSR; this is encoded by the coding sequence ATGTCCATCTTCCACATTATCTACCGCAGCCACCGCCAACCGTTTCTGCTGATGCTGCTGTTCACCTTATTATCCGGCGCGCTCGGCATCGGTGTGCTGGCCTTTATCAACAGCCGCCTGCTCCACGGCGGCGCAGACGGCGCGGCGGTGTGGCAGTTTGCCCTGCTGGTGCTGTTTTATTTTGCCGCCGCCACGTTTTCGCAAATCAAACTCTCGCAAATCGGCCACCGCTTTATCTGCACCATGCAGGCCGAGCTGGTAAAGCGGGTGATGGACGCCGATGGCGAAACCGTGCAAAAAACAGGCAAAGCCGCTATTTTGGCCAGCCTTGCCAACGACATCCACCACCTTTCGGTGGCATTTACCCGCCTGCCCGATTTGGTGCAGGGGCTGCTGTTTACCGCCGCGTGCAGCCTGTATCTGATTTGGCTCTCGCCCAAGCTGTTTGCCGTTACCGCGCTGATGCTGGCACTGATGGTAGCGGGCGGCCACCTCGCCGTGCGCCTGCACTACCGCTATTTCCGCCAAAAGCGTCTGTCGGAAGACGCGCTGCACCGCCATTACGAAACTGTGCTCGACGGCCACAAAGAACTCTCCCTCAACCGCTACCGCGCCGAACGCTTTTTCCGGCGCGAATTCACCCCCGAAGCCGAACGCAAACGCAGCTACCACGTCCGCGCCGACGCCTATCATCTGCTCGCCATCAACTGGGGCAACAGCGTGATGCTGGCGGCGGTGGGCGCGGTGTTTTATCTGTCGGCCTATCACCAATGGGCGAGCCTGGCCGACGCCGCCACCGTGAGCATGACGGTTTTGTTTATGCGCGGCCCGCTCACCGCCGCCATCGGCGCGTTTCCTGTGATGCTGCAAAGCCAAGTGGCCTTGCAGGCATTGGCACGGCTGCAACTGCCCGAACACCGCAGCGGCTTCCACAACGGCACCGCCCTGCCCGAAAACTGGCAAACCCTCCGCTTGGAAAACGTCTGTTACACCCACCCTGCGCAAGGCGGCCAAACCTTCGCGCTCGAGCCGCTCAACCTCACGCTCGTGCGCGGCGAAACCGTGTTTCTGATTGGCGCCAACGGCTCGGGCAAATCCACGCTGGCCATGGTGCTCGCCGGCCTGTATCCGCCCGCCGGCGGCAGAATTCGGGTGGATAACACCGAAATCACCGAAGCCAACCGCAGCGCCTACCGCCAGCTGTTTGCCGCCGTGTTCACCGATTTCCACCTGTTCCAACAGCTCACCGACGGCATGGGGCAAGATGTTTCAGACGGCCTGATTGCCGATTGGCTCAAGCATTTGCAGCTTGACGGCAAAGCCAAAATCGAAGCCGGCCGCATCCTCAACAGCAAGCTTTCGCAAGGCCAGAAAAAACGCCTCGCCCTGCTGGCCGCCGCGCTCGAAGGCCGCAGCCTGCTGATACTCGACGAATGGGCGGCCGACCAAGACCCGCAGTTCCGCCGCACCTTTTACGAACAACTGCTGCCGCTGCTCAAAAAGAGCGGCTACACCGTGTTTGCCATCAGCCACGACGACAAATATTTCCACCATGCCGACCGCATTCTGTCGATGAAGCACGGCGTGTTGAGCGAATACGGCGCAGAAGAAGCCGTGCGGGTGGCCGACGCGCACAGCCGCTGA